The Hydra vulgaris chromosome 14, alternate assembly HydraT2T_AEP genome includes the window CTATTCCCTaacatttgttaagaaaaaCATTGTCATCATTATCGAAATTCCGAAGTTttctatcaaaaattttattgtcagtATCATGATTATGTGATGCAGGTTCAGCTCCTACAACATAAAATTCACAAGAAGGGAATTCACCATAAATATCAAggaactatttttattttaaaactttttttattaaaaactaaaaaatattacccTTTCCCAGAAATCGCTTCTAGTCTCAACAGCAACTAAATCTTCTCTCATTGGCTTCTTTGCAATTGTAGAAAAATGACTAAAATCCATTCCAATGTATTTTTGCTTATTAAAAGAAACATATTCTggtttaaatacaataaataagtatgagtacatatatatatatatatatatatatatatatatatatatatatatatatatatatatatatatatatatatatatatatatatatatatatatacaccttattattttgattatttatattgttttagaaaattatataattatatatatttttgtaaattttatatatatatatgtatatatatatgtatatgtatatatatatgtatatatatgtatatgtatatatatatgtatatatatatgtatatgtatatgtatatgtatatgtatatgtatatatatatatatatatatatatatatatatatatatatatatatataaataaaatttacaaaaatatatataattatataattatatatatttttgtaaattttatttatatatatatatatatatatatatatataaatatatatatatatataaatatatatatatatataaatatatatatatatatatatatatatatatatatatatatatatatatatatatatatatatataaataacgcTGATGCTTACCTGAATATGTTTTAACTACTTTGTTACTATACCCTTAcctttattaaagataatattatcttcttcatctagtttcctaatttttcttttggatATTGTATTGTCAGGATCATGATTATAAAATGCAGGTTCAACTCCTACAAGATAAAATTCACAAGAACAGAATTCAACgtaaataataatgtattattttttaactctttaaaataaaaaaaatataaaatactaacTTTTTCCTGAAAAGGCTACTAGAGCCTCAAGACAACTATTTTCATCAGCAGTCCCAGCTGCAATCAAATCTTCACTCAttggctttttttaaattgtagaaTAATTTACAAGTTGTTTAGAATTCGTTCCAATATATGTTTGATTATTAAAATCCACATAGCCTGGtttaaaacacaacaaatatgaataagcaaatatatatctataaacaCAGACATACACATCTAAAAATCATAACGAACACATCTCACCTGTACAAATGTACATGTCACAAACCTGCTTTGTTAAGAAACCCTTACCTTTGTCTACAAATAAGGTATCATTTCTGCCATCAGATAAACTATGCAAGACATCTTCCTGCTGACTTTGGCTTatgacataatttttatattgttgacTCATTTTTGTATCttctaaaacaattaaacatttaaactaatttaacatttacataatttttaaatacgaACAATTGATtgacaaataagtaaaattctttacagaaattattttgcaacaaaatattacttaatttttttgctgtcaATGTTGGTAGAGAAAGATCATTTGATGAAGCATAGACAGGATATTGGTGCAGCCTCGCTTCctctaataaaaacattaattcttatctaactatttatataaacaggGTGTTAGCCAGGAACAAATTTTATACAGTGTTATCATATTATTGTGagtttatattgttattgttgtaagAAATATTGGGAATTTACATTGGTCATAGTATTTtaggaattttaaaataattttgaattccGCGGTGTCATTAAGCTGGCTTACACCCTGATAAAATGTAGGAACTAAATGATCTTAAATCATAATAGAAATTTTGTACTTTGAAGAAAGTCTTGTTTGCCATGATAAACTTGACCTGATTCGCCATCCTCCTCGTGCTTTGTCATGTCAGATGAAtcatcttttgaataaaataataatttaacctTAAGAGTTAGCTTAGCTTTTAGgcattgaataaatatattaaatcacTTAAACAAATTGAgcagtaaataattttatatagacatattatagaattattttagagaaaaatcTGCAAGCCCAAATGTTTAGAGCCACGGCTACAAAAGTTCagaaagaaaatacaaataagttaACTCACATATGAAATTCATGTCACGACTTGGTTTTTTCTCTCTTATAAGTTTGcaatatctatttatattaGACATtctaaagcaaattaaaaaaaaattacacataacttttattgtacaatgaaaataatgaattacaaaataacttgcttagaataaatatttttgtatgttaactaatataataaaacgagtgaattaatattttacaaaatacaaatattattatgcGATATTTTGGATAAAGATTTATCACACAAAAATCTAGTCTACAGCAGATTTAACTGGCACAAAAATGATTCCATTTTGAAGATATTTCATAGCGTACAACTTCTGTGCAACATCGCATCTTTTCATTttcacaatttttcttttttgtttatcaatgtcGGAACAATAAAGAATACCAAGTTCCCTACTATTAATTGgctaatcaaaaaataatttgagtttTAGTGGATGAACTATTTTGCAAATTAAATGTTGGTC containing:
- the LOC136090649 gene encoding uncharacterized protein LOC136090649; the protein is MCNFFLICFRMSNINRYCKLIREKKPSRDMNFIYDSSDMTKHEEDGESGQVYHGKQDFLQKEARLHQYPVYASSNDLSLPTLTAKKLKDTKMSQQYKNYVISQSQQEDVLHSLSDGRNDTLFVDKGYVDFNNQTYIGTNSKQLVNYSTI